The sequence CCCGTGTTCCGGTTGAAGTAGAATATGCATCAGAATTTCGTTACCGAAATCCAATCATCAATGAAGGAGATGTTGTTATTGCTATTTCTCAATCCGGAGAAACGGCTGATACGCTGGCAGCTATTGAGTTAGCCAAATCCAAGGGAGCTATAATCTTCGGTGTTTGCAATGTAGTTGGCTCTTCCATACCTCGTGCCACTCATGCAGGTGCATATACCCATGCAGGTCCGGAAATTGGGGTAGCCAGTACCAAAGCATTCACAGCTCAGGTGGTAGTATTGACTATGATGGGAATCATTCTGGCCAAAGCCAAAGGCACTATTTCTGAAACAGACTATCGTAAATTGCTGGTAGAACTGGAAACAATTCCCGAAAAAATCGAGAAGATTCTGAGCAATCACAAACAGATCGAATACATCAGCGATCTGTTCAAAGAAGCGCGTAACTTTTTATTTCTGGGACGTGGATATAACTTTCCTGTAGCACTTGAAGGGGCACTGAAATTGAAAGAAATTTCCTATATACATGCGGAAGGCTATCCGGCTGCAGAAATGAAACATGGTCCGATTGCTCTCATTGACGAAGAAATGCCTGTTGTTTTTATTGCGACCAAAGACAGTAGTTATGAAAAAATCGTCTCTAATATTCAGGAAGTAAGGGCACGCAAAGGACGCGTCATTGCAGTAGTGACAGAAAACGATAAACTCATCTCTCAAATGGCTGAGTTTATCATTGAGATTCCACATACTCATGAGGCTTTGATGCCACTGTTATCGGTTATTCCGCTGCAATTACTCTCCTATTATATAGCGGTAATGCGTGGTTGTAATGTGGATCAACCCAGAAACCTGGCAAAATCTGTTACAGTCGAGTAAAATAACTACATAAAAGCTTGATTATAAGGAACGAAAGTACTATACTTCGTTCCTTTTCCTTTTTAGACAGGTACTTCTGTGTTTGAAGATCTGTCATTTCTGAGCATTATTCATTATAAGATTACCACAAGCCACTTCCTGTACATTGGTGTTATCTATTCATTCAATTGCCGTCATGCTCACGGTAATAAGTCATGAAAACGTCCATACTTATTGTTTTACTAGCCTCTTGGCTAAACCAGCTTGAACTATCAGCTCAAACAAACGTAAAAAGCAAAAGAAAAAAGATTCCGCCTAAAGTAGCCATTCCTACAGAAGCTGTGCCTGCAGCTGTTCCAGAAGAAATTTTGTTAGGAAAGATCATAACTGATAAGATGACTATTAAAATTCATCGTATGATAGAGGTTCATCTGTCTGCCTGTCAGAAATGTGTAGGTACAGACCAGAATTACAAACCTAAACCCAGTCATAAGGTATTGTTGTTTGAGATTTCCCGTCGCAATCCCAACACCTATGAACTCAATGCACAGGTAGAAAACACAACCCCTCTCTATGCCCGGATTGTAGGGACAGACCATAAGGAATATCCATGTTATACTGTTCCATCACTGATAGAAATAGCCATGGAGCAGAAACAAGGCATTAATGAAGGAAATGCTAAAATATATTACCAGTTATTAGGTTCTGCACCTCCTCGTACCGAACAACGGGCATTTGCACTTGCTGTTGAGATGCCATCTGATGTACAACCGTTTGAACTAATATGGAAGAAGGAACAAATGTTAAAATGCACACTTAACATGCAGAATAACAAATTTACACCTGCCCCATCTCTTGCAGCAGATAAAGCTCCGGCTACTGACAGCAAAAAAGACTTTTCCTTGGCTCAATAACTGTCATCCATTCTGATCTGCTGTCAGAATGGATGATTTTATTTCTCCTATCTATGTAGTCTTCTTCTGGAACTTCTCTACCTTTGCAAATCCTTATGTCTAAACTTTTTTTTAGAGATATGAGGTTAGCTTCTAAAACGCAAAAATTAATTGTAATCAAATCGGATGCTAGTTGTTGGAAATACCTATATCAGCGATGACGTTGCTGAAAAACAGTTTGTTTGTGATCTGGAAAAATGTAAAGGTGCCTGTTGTACAGAAGGAGATCTCGGGGCTCCTCTGGATGAGGACGAATTAGCCATTCTTGAGAATATCTATCCTGTAGTTGCACCTTACCTGAGTGAAGAAGGACGAAAAGCCATCGAAGAGCAAGGCAAATGGATCAAAGACTTTGAAGGTGATTACTCAACTCCTACTATTGGAAACCGGGAATGCGCCTATGCTATTTATGATGCAAAAGGAGTATTAAAATGTGCCATAGAACAGGCCCATCTGGATGGTAAAATAGATTATCACAAACCTATTTCCTGTCATTTATACCCTATCCGCATCACTAAATATGATCAGTGGGATGCTATTAACTATCACCGCTGGCAAATATGCCATGCAGCCTGTCAATTAGGAGAATCGCTTAAAGTACCTGTATACAAATTCCTTAAAAATCCACTCATTCGCAAATATGGCGAAGCATGGTACTCAGAGCTGGAGCAGGAAGTACAGAATAGAGAAATAGAAAAAGCAATGCCAGTGAAGAAACGAAAGTAAATACTCTCAAAATAAAAATCCCGTATTCATACGGGATTTTTATTTTGTATAGCCTCAAAGGTATTACTTCTTCTTTGACTTTATACCCTCTGTATATCGTTGGTTAATGGCATTCCAGTTCAGTACATTCCACCAGCCAGTTACATAATCAGCCCGTTTGTTCTGGTATTTGAGATAGTAAGCATGTTCCCATACATCAATTCCAAAAACAGGATATCCTCTTTCAGCTTCAGGAACTACGTCCATCAATGGATTGTCCTGATTAGGAGTTGAAGTCACCGCCAGTTCACCTTTAGCCGTAACGATCAACCATGCCCAACCTGATCCAAAGCGAGTTGTAGCCGCTTTATTAAACTCTTCCTTGAACTTGTCAAAGCTACCAAACTTTTTATCAATAGCTGCAGTTAATTCAGCTGAAGGTTTATTGGTATTGGGAGCAGCCATAATAGACCAGAACATAGAATGGTTGTAGTGCCCTCCTGCATTGTTACGAACAGCAGCCGGATGTTTGCTCGCTGTTGCCAGAATATCTGCCAGACTCTGTTTTTCCAGAGGAGTACCAGTAATCGCTTTGTTCAGATTGTCAACATAGGTTTTGTGATGCTTGTCATGGTGTATCTCCATGGTCAACTTATCTATATGTGGCTCCAATGCATCAAATCCATAAGGAAGAGCTGGCAATGTAAAAATCTCTTTGGGCTCTACAAAAAATGATTTTGGAAGTAATAAACCCGCAAAACCAAGTAGTGCGGAATTGGAAAGAAAAACACGTCTGTTCATGGTTTGTTTCATTAAAAGTGATGTGTAAACGGCAAAAGTTTGTATGTATATACAATTATTTATTTATAATTAGCCTGTATTAAACCTACTACCATTTTCATGCCATCGTATGGAATAACAGAGTAAACCAAGAGCACTAAAAATCTTCAGAAACTTGCCAAAGCTATCGGATTTCCTGCAATAAATCATTCTTTCATTCATAAAATCTTTATTACTTTGCGAAAAGATAGCTACTGTTATATACAGGCTCTATTCCGCGCACTGTAATTACAGAAAACTGAATATATGGAATTATGATTCCCAATAAAGTATAACCCGTTGAGAAAACCCATAGTACAATTTCTGTATCTAACTGACTATCCGTTATTTTCGACACAACAAACAAAACCTAATTCATTTTTCAAATGAACGAAATCCTTTATTCGGAAATCCCCTCACTAGATCTGTCTGATTTTACATCCGGCGATCCTGTGCGCAAAGCAAAATTTGTTGCAGATCTGGGTGCAGCATACAATGCTATTGGTTTTGTTGCCATTCGTAACCACTATTTGACAGAAGAACTCTCAACTAAATTGTATGATACATTTCAGAAATTCTTCTATTCAGCAGATGAATTGAAAAAGAAGTATGAATTTCCGGAACTTCATGGTCAAAGAGGTTATATAGGAAAAGGTAAAGAGACAGCCAAGGGTTTCAAAACGCCTGATTTAAAGGAGTTTTATCATATAGGACAGCATGTAACAGATAATGATCCTGTTAAGGATGAATATCCTGCCAACATCTGGCCGGATGAATTTCCGGAACTGGAAGAAATAGGGCTTACAGTATATAAACAGCTGGAAAAAACAGGAATAACCATGTTACAGGCTATTGCTTTGTATCTAGGCCTGGATGAACACTATTTCGATGATAAAGTAAAAAATGGAAATAGCATTCTGAGATCCATACATTACTTTCCTATTGAAAATCCAGATGAAGTACCAGCAGATGCTGTACGCGCCGCGGCTCATGGAGATATTAATCTCATTACGCTACTAATGGGAGCCAGTGCAGAAGGATTACAAGTACTCCGCCGGGATGGGGCCTGGATTCCAATTACAGCCCTACCTGAACAATTGATTGTCAATGTTGGTGATATGCTGGATCGTCTTACAAATAACAAACTGAAATCAACAATACACCGGGTTGTAAATCCGCCTAAAGAAAAGATGAAAACATCCCGGTTCTCTATGCCATTCTTTATGCACCCCCGTTCGGAAATGGATCTGACTTGTTTGCCATCCTGCATTGATGAGGCACATCCTAAATTGTTTGCAGATATGACAGCAGGCGAATTTCTTAATGAGCGTCTTATTGAACTGGGCTTGAAAAAGAAATAGCAATCTGTATTACAGCTACCTATATATATTATTGGCTGTACTGAATTAAATACTAGAGCCGCTTACTAATGCTTGATATACGTCCTTCACTGAAACTTACTACTCCTCCCCATGAAAAAGTCAGGAGAATACGGTATTTTATCTTTCTGAAGGATGTATTTATATTAGCAATTACGGCTATGGGAGGACCTCAAGCCCATCTGGCCTTGTATCTGGAAGTGCTCGTTAAAAAAAGAGCCTATGTTACAGAAGAAGAATTAATGGAACTAACTGCACTGTGCTCTATTCTTCCTGGCCCATCCTCTACACAAACATTGACTGCCATTGCCTTTAAAATCGGAGGTCCTAATCTTGCATATCTCACCTTATTCGTATGGATTACCCCAGCTGTTGCTATTATGACCGCTGCGGCTTTATCCATCAATTATTTACAGGCGCATCAGATTTCGCTCGATTTTACTCACTTTATACAACCCATGGCAGTGGGATTTATGATTTATGCTGGGTTTCAGATTGGTCGTAAAGTCTTTACCAATGCAATGCGTGTAGGAATTGGTTCTGTAGCAGCTATATTAGGTCTGATATTTCAGTCCCCTTATATCCCACCCATTGTTTTGCTAATTGGGGGTATTACAACAGCAGTTCAGTTCAACAAACTTGAACGACAGGAACACAAAGATCCTCTTCAGATTCAATGGTCTAACTTTTTGCTCTGGCTGGGTATACTAGTAGTGGCAGCCATCATAGGTGGTATCACCCGTTGGCTACCTATACGTTTGTTTGAGAACTTTTACCGAAATGGGAGTCTGATTTTTGGAGGGGGACAAGTGCTAATCCCATTGATGTTTACAGAGTTCGTTCTCTTTAAGAAAAAACAATATCTCACTCAGGAAGAGTTTCTGTCCGGCTATGCTATTGCTCAGACAGTTCCAGGACCTGTTTTTGCCTTTACCGCCTTTATTGGTACACTTGCCATGCGTGATTATGGCATACCCGGACAATTAATAGGCAGTATGGCAGCTACAGCCGGTATATTTTTGCCTGGTACATTTTTGATATTCTTCGTGTACCGTTTCTGGAATCAGCTTAAGCAATACCGTGTAGTTCGAGCTTCTCTGGAAGGAATCAATGCCGCCTCAACCGGATTAATTGTGTCTGCTGTAATACCTATGTTTGAGCCATCAGCTGGTAATATTCTTGACATAAGTGTGATCGCTATTACATTTTTGCTTCTTACTTTCACTAAAATACCTCATCCTATTATTGTAGTAGTAGGGTTATTACTAGGATTTATTTTATAGATCTGTTTCAGATATATATTGAAGCAACTGACCCTACAAAGCGGAAATATTCAATTTCCGCTTTTTTATTTGTAAAGTTAAAAATATGCTATAAATTTATGACTACTTGACGGATAAATTGAACTTTATTTATAATTTATTTCAAAACAAGAGAATCACTAAAGGTATATAGGGTCTATACTTAGAAGATTTGAGGAAGATATAGCGGAAAAAGCCTACTAGCCTCAAAGAAAATGGTTGTATAGAACCAATATTATTTTTAAAAGCCTTCATCAAAATACAATTTACTAAAAATCAGACTTTTTAATGGAAAATACATTTATCTCCTCTCCTATCAGTTTTCACTTATCCGAAGAACATCTGGCTGTGCAGGCTGCAGCAAGAGATTTTGCACGTACAGAACTCTTGCCCGGAGTTATAGACCGTGATGAACACCAGATTTTTCCCAAAGAACAAATCCGCAAAATGGGTGAACTAGGATTTATGGGTATGATGGTTAGTGAACAATATGGTGGTGGAGGTATGGATACTATCAGCTATGTATTAGCGATGGAAGAGATTTCCAAAATTGATGCTTCCGCATCAGTATGTATGTCTGTAAATAATTCGTTGGTCTGCTGGGGCCTAGAGAAATTTGGAACAGAAGAACAAAAACAAAAATACCTGATACCTCTGGCTACAGGCGAACTTATAGGTGCGTTCTGTCTCTCTGAACCTGAAGCAGGTTCAGATGCAACTTCACAACGTACTACAGCAGTCGACATGGGTGACTATTATTTACTGAATGGCACCAAAAACTGGATTACAAATGGCAGTTCAGCTTCTGTATATCTGGTGATAGCCCAAACCTATCCGGAAAAAGGGCACAGAGGAATCAATGCACTGATTGTAGAACGCGAATCGCCCGGATTTGTAGTAGGTAAAAAAGAGAATAAATTAGGAATCAGAGGTTCAGATACACATTCTTTGATGTTTACCGATGTAAAAGTTCCTAAGGAAAACAGAATTGGAGAAGATGGATTTGGATTTAAATTTGCCATGCAAACCCTAAGTGGAGGGCGTATTGGTATTGCCTCTCAAGCCTTAGGTATTGCATCAGGCGCCTACGAGTTAGCTGTGGAATATGCCAAACAACGTCAGGCTTTCGGGAAACCTATTGCAGAGCATCAGGCAATTCAGTTTAAGTTGGCAGATATGGCAACACAGATTGAAGCAGCCCGCTTACTTTGTTTAAAAGCTGCCTATCTAAAAGATCAACACGCAGATTTTGCACGTGCAGCATCCATGGCCAAACTCTATGCGTCTCAGGTTGCAATGGACGTAACAGTGGAAGCAGTTCAGGTGCATGGTGGATATGGATATGTGAAAGAATATCATGTAGAACGGCTTATGCGGGATGCAAAAATTACGCAGATTTATGAAGGGACCTCTGAAATACAAAAAATTGTAATCGCACGGGATATTCTTAAATAGAAAATAAGTCATTATCTTACTTTTGGCCAATTTTATTACTACAATTTGTTTTTAAATTGTTTCTTTCGTAGAATTGTGCAAAATTAAAAAGGCGAGCACCACGAACTTTTTTTGTATATTATTCCTTTTTCATACAACTATTCACCGATATATCCATATTTTTCCAACCCAAGCACCTCTGTATGGAAGATTATAACAAGATTATTGAATCTCTTGGCATTAAATTTTTAAAAGCCAAAAACATTAAATTATTACAACCCATTCATGTAAGAAACTATTATGATGTAGAAAATACTATTATATTACTACACCAAGGTACATTATCTTACGGGCCTGATAATATAAAAGTGAGTGAAGGCGATATCTTATTTATTCCAGGAGGCAAGCTACTAAGCATCACATATGGATCTAATCCTACTACCATCACTAACGAAGAATTTGTCAGCAATAAAGAAAAATACTTTGCAGCCAATCGGGATATCGCCCGGATTGGAACACTGAGTGATTCTTTTTCGCAGGTTAGTTTTGAAGCCAAAGTATTTGACTCCGTAAACTTCTTTGCATCACTGGATATTCCTCCATTTATTATTTCTGGCGTTCCTGAACTTGTTCGGACTATTCAGGAGCTGGTAGCTGAACAACTTCAGGAATTGCCAGGAAAAGAACGGGTAACACAAATAAAAACAGACGAAATTGTAGTGGAAATTGTGCGGTATATATTGAAAAACCGTATGTTTGTAGAAAAGCTGGCAACCAACAGTACTTATTTCAAAGATCCTCGCCTGATAGATATATTCAATCATATCAAGATAAATCTGGGAGGCGATCTATCTAACAAGGTATTAGCTAATGTTGCCAATGTATCAGAAGATTATGTAGGGCAGTATTTTAAAATGCTGACAGGCATTAATCCTCAGGATTACATTGAATATCAGCGCATGGAACAGGCAGTAAAACTTCTGCGTACAACCAAGAAAAGTATTCGGGAGATTGGCCACGAGGTAGGGTATAAAGACACTGCATACTTCTGCCGCCGTTTCAAAATGATGTTTGGTATTCCAGCAGGTAAAATGCGTCGCCGGGAAACACTGATGAACATATAAGGGTTTTTACTTATTTACAGATACCGCTCTTACCCTAACAAACCTTCCTTACAACGGCCTTGGTATTATACCAAGGCTTTTTTTATTTTTAATTTGAATTATTGTAAAAAATATAAACCTGATATTTTACATTTGCACAAAAGAATATTTTATGAGTAAGTCCCACTAGCCATACAGGATTTCTACCTGATACTTACAACCCATGAATGATCAATATCAGAACGCTGTAGTTACCCGATACAATATCTTCAATAGCTTGTTTTTGAGTTTACCCTTCCGGAATATATTTCGGACAGGCACATTACTCCCTCTTCTTATACAGCAAAGTGAAGAAGGTCTTACTAAAGAACAAAGCCCCAAAGAGATTATTGAACATTTCTTTGATGAATTTCTGGAAGGATCCTCTCATAAAGA is a genomic window of Xanthocytophaga agilis containing:
- a CDS encoding isopenicillin N synthase family dioxygenase — protein: MNEILYSEIPSLDLSDFTSGDPVRKAKFVADLGAAYNAIGFVAIRNHYLTEELSTKLYDTFQKFFYSADELKKKYEFPELHGQRGYIGKGKETAKGFKTPDLKEFYHIGQHVTDNDPVKDEYPANIWPDEFPELEEIGLTVYKQLEKTGITMLQAIALYLGLDEHYFDDKVKNGNSILRSIHYFPIENPDEVPADAVRAAAHGDINLITLLMGASAEGLQVLRRDGAWIPITALPEQLIVNVGDMLDRLTNNKLKSTIHRVVNPPKEKMKTSRFSMPFFMHPRSEMDLTCLPSCIDEAHPKLFADMTAGEFLNERLIELGLKKK
- a CDS encoding superoxide dismutase; the protein is MNRRVFLSNSALLGFAGLLLPKSFFVEPKEIFTLPALPYGFDALEPHIDKLTMEIHHDKHHKTYVDNLNKAITGTPLEKQSLADILATASKHPAAVRNNAGGHYNHSMFWSIMAAPNTNKPSAELTAAIDKKFGSFDKFKEEFNKAATTRFGSGWAWLIVTAKGELAVTSTPNQDNPLMDVVPEAERGYPVFGIDVWEHAYYLKYQNKRADYVTGWWNVLNWNAINQRYTEGIKSKKK
- a CDS encoding AraC family transcriptional regulator is translated as MEDYNKIIESLGIKFLKAKNIKLLQPIHVRNYYDVENTIILLHQGTLSYGPDNIKVSEGDILFIPGGKLLSITYGSNPTTITNEEFVSNKEKYFAANRDIARIGTLSDSFSQVSFEAKVFDSVNFFASLDIPPFIISGVPELVRTIQELVAEQLQELPGKERVTQIKTDEIVVEIVRYILKNRMFVEKLATNSTYFKDPRLIDIFNHIKINLGGDLSNKVLANVANVSEDYVGQYFKMLTGINPQDYIEYQRMEQAVKLLRTTKKSIREIGHEVGYKDTAYFCRRFKMMFGIPAGKMRRRETLMNI
- a CDS encoding acyl-CoA dehydrogenase; protein product: MSFHLSEEHLAVQAAARDFARTELLPGVIDRDEHQIFPKEQIRKMGELGFMGMMVSEQYGGGGMDTISYVLAMEEISKIDASASVCMSVNNSLVCWGLEKFGTEEQKQKYLIPLATGELIGAFCLSEPEAGSDATSQRTTAVDMGDYYLLNGTKNWITNGSSASVYLVIAQTYPEKGHRGINALIVERESPGFVVGKKENKLGIRGSDTHSLMFTDVKVPKENRIGEDGFGFKFAMQTLSGGRIGIASQALGIASGAYELAVEYAKQRQAFGKPIAEHQAIQFKLADMATQIEAARLLCLKAAYLKDQHADFARAASMAKLYASQVAMDVTVEAVQVHGGYGYVKEYHVERLMRDAKITQIYEGTSEIQKIVIARDILK
- the chrA gene encoding chromate efflux transporter; the encoded protein is MLDIRPSLKLTTPPHEKVRRIRYFIFLKDVFILAITAMGGPQAHLALYLEVLVKKRAYVTEEELMELTALCSILPGPSSTQTLTAIAFKIGGPNLAYLTLFVWITPAVAIMTAAALSINYLQAHQISLDFTHFIQPMAVGFMIYAGFQIGRKVFTNAMRVGIGSVAAILGLIFQSPYIPPIVLLIGGITTAVQFNKLERQEHKDPLQIQWSNFLLWLGILVVAAIIGGITRWLPIRLFENFYRNGSLIFGGGQVLIPLMFTEFVLFKKKQYLTQEEFLSGYAIAQTVPGPVFAFTAFIGTLAMRDYGIPGQLIGSMAATAGIFLPGTFLIFFVYRFWNQLKQYRVVRASLEGINAASTGLIVSAVIPMFEPSAGNILDISVIAITFLLLTFTKIPHPIIVVVGLLLGFIL
- a CDS encoding DUF3109 family protein, with product MLVVGNTYISDDVAEKQFVCDLEKCKGACCTEGDLGAPLDEDELAILENIYPVVAPYLSEEGRKAIEEQGKWIKDFEGDYSTPTIGNRECAYAIYDAKGVLKCAIEQAHLDGKIDYHKPISCHLYPIRITKYDQWDAINYHRWQICHAACQLGESLKVPVYKFLKNPLIRKYGEAWYSELEQEVQNREIEKAMPVKKRK